The following are encoded together in the Parabacteroides chongii genome:
- a CDS encoding GNAT family N-acetyltransferase, with protein sequence MISAKDYDELLQLWEASVRSTHHFLTEEDIQYYKPLIRNEYFQAVELHIIRDKQTQHIAAFMGLSEDLIEMLFVHPSQQGKGYGKKLVEFAVRKKNIRQVDVNEQNEQALHFYLNRGFEVISRDAIDGQGKPYPILHMQLKPVRLRKAEPEDLPELQCVFEESVRTSCCKNYSPEQIDAWINRASPERWKELFSSDLQFVIAEETDSFRITGFTSFNQQGYLHSMFLLPQFQRKGIATFLLDYAEDFAHRNQLPSLFAEVSLTARPFFEKHGFIVEEEQVVKIKNIEMSNFKMRKFFTQDS encoded by the coding sequence ATGATTTCAGCAAAAGATTACGACGAATTACTACAGTTATGGGAAGCTTCCGTAAGGAGCACGCATCACTTCCTGACAGAGGAAGATATACAATATTACAAACCTCTGATACGTAACGAATATTTCCAGGCAGTAGAACTACACATCATCAGAGACAAACAAACACAGCATATCGCCGCGTTTATGGGGTTAAGTGAAGATTTGATTGAAATGCTTTTTGTCCACCCTTCTCAACAAGGCAAAGGATATGGAAAGAAACTGGTTGAATTTGCCGTACGGAAAAAGAATATCCGGCAAGTAGACGTAAACGAACAGAATGAACAGGCTTTGCATTTTTATCTGAACCGAGGGTTTGAGGTTATTTCCCGAGATGCCATCGACGGTCAAGGGAAACCTTATCCGATCCTGCATATGCAATTAAAACCGGTCCGGTTAAGAAAAGCAGAACCCGAAGATCTTCCGGAACTGCAATGTGTATTCGAAGAAAGTGTCAGAACCTCCTGCTGTAAAAATTATTCTCCCGAACAAATAGATGCCTGGATAAACCGTGCATCCCCCGAACGTTGGAAGGAATTATTCAGTAGCGATCTGCAGTTCGTCATTGCAGAAGAAACAGACTCATTTCGGATCACAGGATTTACGTCATTCAATCAGCAGGGATATTTACACAGTATGTTTCTTTTACCTCAATTCCAGAGGAAAGGGATCGCCACATTCTTATTGGATTATGCAGAAGATTTCGCACACCGGAACCAACTCCCATCTCTTTTTGCAGAAGTCAGCCTCACGGCACGCCCTTTCTTTGAGAAACATGGATTCATTGTTGAAGAAGAGCAAGTCGTTAAAATAAAGAATATCGAAATGAGTAATTTCAAAATGCGTAAGTTCTTTACTCAAGATTCATAA
- a CDS encoding outer membrane beta-barrel family protein has translation MKYNKMYALVVLLIQSISILAQSVISGKIIDKNGEPIASTTVLLLNNADSTYITGTASDKDGRFEIPKIRPDNYILSFSMIGFRKIYRQQQVGQNTKNDLGDVVLDEESYGLSTIYVTGKRPPVKIEAGKITVNLSSALLSTDGNILDALRKLPGVIVQNDGTIILNGKSGANVLIDDKITYLSGENLINYLSSIPASSIENIELIAQPSSKYDASGSSGIINIQKKKIKEQGINIAVSTAVERGKYARGNESLSLNIRHNKLNMYADYSNVWGENLIVLSVSGHYLDPVTSEPLELRKDFVSNIARQSVGHNLKTGIDYDLSDKITMGSYFSSNWYKRDKNEVTISEFFNNNKPQSDSTLTAISVIDHNYTNITGGAGIVYKFAKTGKWDAAFDYQLFDQKDDHLLKSSFLTHVNPVKEDTLSGKTKGDIRIYSGQTNLSFDISGKFGVEAGLKSVFVNTGSNALYKKLINGSWLRDNNLSSNFKYKENINAGYFQLNTKWSPRFSTAIGLRLENTYTKSHYSSTVQDTTFSKNTLHLFPTFMTQYQLSENYDLSMIYGRRIIRPNYRNMNPFVEVRDQFLYEQGNTELKPELIDNMEISLIFRKICSFNVFYSHRSDPISLSFMVEDNSRVLVMPLNLSGNNSFGLRLGLNGIPLFNWWTAHINGSLTYKKFDWMMSGKTFKNEVITPMIHINNQFTLPCGWRAEAFGFYSGKMIEGQTKVKPLWTMSLGIRKNLLNDKLSLYIYAHDIFHSNRPHVSVDSNYLYYTSKEKSDTRMIGISLGYRFNRGREIKKSQTGDRIEESKRIGL, from the coding sequence ATGAAATACAACAAAATGTATGCCTTGGTTGTATTGCTGATTCAATCGATCAGTATATTAGCACAATCAGTTATATCAGGTAAAATAATAGACAAAAACGGTGAGCCTATAGCCAGTACAACAGTATTATTACTGAACAATGCAGATTCCACCTATATTACGGGCACAGCATCAGATAAAGACGGACGGTTTGAAATTCCGAAAATCAGACCAGACAACTATATCCTTTCATTTTCTATGATAGGATTTAGAAAAATCTACAGGCAACAGCAGGTCGGACAAAACACAAAGAATGACCTGGGCGATGTAGTCCTGGATGAAGAATCTTACGGATTATCTACTATATACGTTACCGGTAAAAGACCTCCTGTTAAAATTGAAGCTGGAAAAATAACTGTCAACCTCTCATCTGCCTTATTGAGTACAGATGGCAATATACTCGACGCGTTAAGGAAATTACCGGGAGTCATCGTTCAAAATGATGGGACGATTATATTAAACGGCAAATCAGGAGCAAATGTGTTAATCGATGACAAAATAACTTACCTGTCGGGAGAAAACCTGATCAATTATCTGAGTTCTATCCCTGCCAGTTCAATAGAAAATATCGAACTGATAGCCCAGCCGTCATCCAAATACGATGCCTCGGGTAGTTCAGGCATCATCAATATTCAAAAAAAGAAAATAAAAGAACAAGGTATCAATATAGCTGTATCGACCGCTGTGGAAAGAGGAAAGTATGCCAGAGGAAACGAAAGTTTATCCCTGAACATTCGACATAACAAATTGAATATGTATGCCGACTACTCCAATGTTTGGGGAGAAAATCTCATAGTGCTATCAGTCTCCGGGCATTATTTGGATCCGGTAACATCAGAACCGCTTGAGCTTCGAAAAGATTTTGTAAGCAATATAGCCAGGCAATCCGTAGGACATAATCTAAAAACAGGGATAGATTATGATTTATCGGACAAGATCACTATGGGATCCTACTTCTCTTCAAATTGGTATAAAAGAGATAAAAATGAAGTGACCATATCGGAATTTTTCAACAATAACAAACCTCAAAGCGACTCCACTTTGACAGCTATAAGTGTAATAGATCACAATTACACCAACATCACAGGAGGAGCTGGTATTGTATACAAATTTGCGAAAACAGGAAAATGGGATGCTGCTTTTGATTACCAGCTTTTTGACCAAAAAGATGACCATCTGTTAAAATCTTCTTTTCTGACACATGTTAATCCGGTAAAAGAAGATACATTATCCGGTAAAACAAAGGGAGATATTAGAATATACAGTGGGCAAACAAATCTGAGTTTCGATATATCCGGGAAGTTCGGTGTCGAAGCCGGACTCAAATCCGTTTTCGTAAATACCGGCAGTAATGCTTTGTATAAAAAACTGATTAACGGCAGTTGGTTAAGAGACAATAATCTCAGTAGCAATTTCAAATATAAAGAAAACATTAACGCAGGATATTTTCAATTAAACACCAAATGGTCTCCTCGATTTTCAACAGCAATTGGCCTACGACTGGAAAACACATACACAAAAAGTCATTATAGCTCAACTGTTCAGGATACAACCTTCAGTAAAAATACCCTGCACCTTTTTCCTACTTTCATGACGCAATATCAGCTCTCCGAAAACTATGATTTGTCCATGATATATGGTCGTCGTATTATCCGCCCCAATTACAGGAATATGAATCCTTTTGTTGAGGTCAGAGATCAGTTCTTATATGAGCAAGGAAACACTGAATTGAAACCCGAGTTGATTGACAATATGGAAATCTCTTTGATATTCAGAAAAATATGTTCATTTAATGTTTTCTACTCACATAGGAGCGATCCTATTTCATTAAGTTTTATGGTCGAGGACAATAGCCGTGTCCTGGTTATGCCGCTGAATTTATCGGGCAACAATTCATTTGGATTAAGATTAGGATTAAATGGCATACCCCTTTTCAACTGGTGGACTGCTCACATAAACGGTTCTTTAACTTATAAAAAATTCGATTGGATGATGTCTGGGAAAACCTTTAAAAATGAGGTAATAACACCCATGATCCATATCAACAACCAATTTACATTACCTTGTGGATGGAGAGCTGAGGCTTTCGGATTTTACAGCGGCAAGATGATTGAAGGACAAACCAAAGTAAAACCTTTATGGACAATGTCGCTCGGTATTCGCAAGAACCTGTTGAATGACAAATTAAGTTTGTATATTTACGCACACGACATCTTCCATTCTAATCGTCCCCATGTATCTGTAGATAGTAACTATCTGTATTATACATCGAAAGAAAAAAGCGACACAAGAATGATAGGAATATCGCTCGGTTATCGATTCAATCGAGGCAGGGAAATAAAAAAATCTCAAACAGGAGATCGAATAGAAGAAAGTAAACGAATAGGTTTGTAA
- a CDS encoding sensor histidine kinase: MNLKHEWVIPFFLALTLSVCLFIIVDITYDERIWEFSFFTLKARVQAFGVTMVSFYLGSYLFRRIAHFFINKSKDEKRANWKEYVFVFLMNIILLNIMHIFIMAYITHMFDEASFRWRESALINVMGSVLLLLYYTIIRNGVLFKSFIEQNHQLEKVKVDQLETELKFLKSQYHPHFLFNALNTIYFQVDDKNEEAKLSIEQLSDLLRYQLYSIEQEVTMEQEINYLRSYIAFQQLRMSERLVLDLYFDPGLKGQKIHPLLFQPLIENAFKYVRGEYKIQLEMKLKGDQIQFEITNSISPSQNSSNKKGQGIGIENLKRRLDLLYPNRYNLNITQTESQFTTKLTINTD, encoded by the coding sequence ATGAACTTAAAGCATGAATGGGTCATTCCCTTCTTTTTAGCATTAACGCTTTCAGTCTGCTTATTTATTATTGTGGACATCACCTATGATGAAAGAATATGGGAGTTCAGTTTTTTTACTTTAAAAGCCCGTGTTCAGGCTTTTGGGGTAACGATGGTCTCATTTTATCTGGGAAGTTATCTTTTTCGGCGAATAGCTCACTTTTTTATAAATAAGAGCAAAGATGAAAAAAGAGCAAACTGGAAAGAGTATGTGTTTGTTTTTTTGATGAATATCATCCTCTTAAATATCATGCATATATTTATTATGGCTTATATCACTCATATGTTTGATGAGGCTTCTTTCAGATGGAGGGAATCTGCTTTGATCAACGTGATGGGATCTGTCCTTTTACTTCTTTACTATACGATAATACGCAATGGGGTTTTATTCAAAAGTTTTATTGAACAAAACCATCAATTGGAAAAGGTTAAAGTAGATCAATTAGAAACCGAGCTGAAATTCCTGAAATCGCAATACCACCCACATTTTCTGTTCAATGCTTTAAACACCATTTATTTTCAGGTAGATGATAAAAACGAGGAAGCAAAGCTCAGTATCGAGCAGTTATCAGACCTGTTGCGTTATCAACTCTATAGTATAGAACAGGAAGTGACCATGGAGCAGGAAATAAATTATCTGAGGTCGTACATCGCTTTTCAGCAGCTACGAATGAGTGAAAGGCTTGTTTTAGATCTATATTTTGATCCGGGATTGAAAGGGCAGAAAATACATCCTCTTTTGTTTCAGCCTTTGATCGAAAATGCATTTAAATATGTAAGGGGTGAATACAAAATACAGCTTGAAATGAAATTAAAGGGAGATCAAATCCAGTTCGAGATAACAAATTCCATATCTCCATCCCAAAATTCCAGCAATAAAAAGGGTCAAGGGATAGGAATTGAGAATCTGAAGCGACGGCTCGATCTCCTGTATCCCAACAGATACAACTTAAATATTACACAAACTGAAAGTCAGTTTACCACTAAATTGACCATAAATACAGATTGA
- a CDS encoding LytR/AlgR family response regulator transcription factor — protein MKIKCIITDDEPMARKGLRGYIDKIEFLTLIGECEDAIQLNAMLKTRQVDLIFLDIEMPEMTGIELLSNLTNSPKVIIVSAYEQYALKGYEFDVVDYLLKPVSFDRFLKSVNRVHDLFQTEQKEGDDYIFVKSDKQLKKIMFKDILFIESMENYVIIQTTSSKEVVYTTLKQIYESLPSNIFYQTHRSYIVNINQINAIDGNQLNINSYKIPVARNFKDEIFHLILNNRLISKN, from the coding sequence ATGAAAATAAAATGTATTATTACAGATGATGAGCCCATGGCTAGAAAAGGCTTACGGGGTTATATCGATAAAATAGAGTTTCTCACATTGATCGGGGAATGCGAAGATGCCATTCAGCTAAACGCCATGTTGAAGACCAGACAGGTTGACCTGATCTTTCTCGATATTGAAATGCCCGAGATGACAGGAATAGAATTATTGTCAAATCTCACTAATTCTCCTAAAGTGATTATTGTATCAGCTTATGAACAATATGCCCTCAAAGGATATGAATTTGATGTAGTGGATTATTTGCTGAAGCCCGTATCTTTTGACCGCTTCCTTAAATCCGTCAATAGGGTTCATGACCTGTTCCAAACGGAACAAAAGGAAGGCGATGATTATATATTTGTGAAAAGCGACAAGCAGTTAAAGAAAATCATGTTCAAAGATATTCTCTTCATTGAAAGCATGGAAAATTATGTTATCATTCAGACAACCTCATCTAAAGAAGTTGTGTATACGACTTTGAAACAAATCTATGAATCATTACCCTCGAACATTTTTTATCAAACCCATCGTTCATATATTGTAAATATCAACCAGATAAATGCCATTGACGGAAATCAGTTGAACATAAATTCATATAAAATACCCGTGGCCCGAAATTTTAAAGATGAAATCTTTCATTTGATACTCAATAACCGATTAATAAGCAAAAACTAA
- a CDS encoding TonB-dependent receptor domain-containing protein: MMKKKVSFLLAGMLMCMAPAVSGATIDGGIKGTVIDGELGGPLEFVTVQVKAKGSDKILQGSVTGSDGNYTIGGLKKGEYVVTFSYIGYGEISRNISIGDNSQVLNLGELTLEEDANQLNEVEIVAKRPQMRFEIDRKVFDATQDIASEGGSVSDLLSNIPSVEVDNEGSVSLRGNSSVTIWINGKASGLTSDNQADILEMMPAGDIKQVEVITNPSAKYSPEGTAGIINIILKDDRKPGYYGSVKAGADTDGGYQASGNINYSSSKVDAYANLNYRNREFKGGGITSRENTTNSSFLDQTNDSKRQHNNWFGRFGATWHMTKSDDLSLNVTGMTGGGDNSETIHYISTDSQRNTLYTSDRTTNGDSDMKMYNLELNYVHKFSDKSNIDLTVSNNQWKRDGVDIFQQSTTYTDPSQSADPIYQTQENDIKDKTWEVQADYSNKISEMSRIEAGYKGAFQRNASPVDTYTGTTAGNIQQDQTLYNRFLYNQDVHALYMTYGGKWENLSYQAGLRGEYWRVDTRSLDFDQEFNGKPSESFEKDYFKLFPSAFISYSLPKNNELQVNYTRRLRRPWGGQLNSFRNISDASNISFGNPELTPEYSHSFELNYIKSWESGHTLSLSGYYRSTDDVIQRIRFLNTEDNVMYTTSENVAKSQASGLEIVGKDKLFKILDLTTTVNLYYSKLDGFTYLPAGASIPVTGETDESFAWDVRMIANLSLPWGVSLQGTGNYNSKRLMAQGYRKPNYSVDLGLRKSFLNDKLTLSVNARDLLDSRKFRTITSGDGFWQDSENWRGGRRVGFTLTYNFGNMNKKKDKSKSRDRSDDSEMFEME; this comes from the coding sequence ATGATGAAAAAGAAGGTAAGTTTTTTGCTGGCCGGTATGCTTATGTGTATGGCACCGGCTGTGAGTGGAGCAACAATAGACGGAGGAATTAAAGGTACTGTAATAGATGGAGAACTGGGTGGTCCCCTGGAGTTTGTAACTGTCCAGGTAAAGGCAAAAGGTTCAGATAAAATTTTGCAAGGATCTGTCACCGGTAGTGACGGAAATTATACTATTGGCGGGCTGAAGAAAGGGGAATATGTCGTTACCTTTTCTTATATCGGTTATGGAGAAATATCCAGGAATATATCCATTGGGGATAATAGTCAGGTGCTTAATTTGGGGGAGTTGACACTGGAAGAAGATGCCAACCAGCTGAATGAAGTCGAGATTGTTGCCAAAAGACCTCAGATGCGTTTTGAGATCGACCGGAAAGTATTCGATGCTACACAGGATATTGCTTCCGAAGGTGGTTCTGTCAGTGATCTTTTATCAAATATTCCTTCCGTGGAAGTTGATAATGAGGGGTCTGTTTCATTGCGGGGAAATTCCAGCGTAACGATTTGGATCAATGGTAAAGCATCCGGGCTGACATCTGATAACCAGGCAGATATTTTGGAAATGATGCCTGCAGGGGATATCAAACAGGTAGAAGTGATTACCAACCCTTCTGCTAAATACAGCCCGGAGGGTACGGCGGGTATTATCAATATCATTTTAAAAGATGACCGCAAGCCCGGTTATTATGGAAGTGTAAAGGCTGGAGCCGATACGGATGGTGGTTATCAGGCGAGTGGCAATATCAATTATAGCAGTAGCAAGGTTGATGCTTATGCAAACCTGAACTATCGGAATCGTGAATTTAAAGGGGGTGGTATCACTAGCCGGGAGAATACGACAAATAGCAGTTTTCTCGATCAGACGAACGATTCCAAGCGGCAGCATAATAACTGGTTCGGTCGTTTCGGTGCTACCTGGCATATGACTAAAAGCGATGATTTGTCGCTAAATGTGACTGGTATGACCGGAGGAGGCGATAATAGTGAAACGATCCATTATATTTCTACTGACAGCCAAAGGAATACGCTTTATACCAGCGACCGTACAACGAATGGCGACTCGGATATGAAGATGTATAACCTGGAATTGAATTACGTCCATAAGTTCTCGGATAAAAGCAATATTGACCTGACAGTCAGTAATAATCAATGGAAACGCGACGGAGTGGACATTTTCCAGCAATCGACAACATATACTGATCCCTCCCAGTCTGCGGATCCTATCTATCAGACCCAGGAGAATGACATAAAAGATAAAACCTGGGAAGTACAGGCTGATTACAGCAATAAAATATCCGAAATGTCACGTATCGAAGCCGGTTATAAAGGAGCTTTCCAGCGTAATGCCAGTCCGGTAGATACCTATACCGGAACGACTGCCGGAAATATCCAGCAGGATCAGACATTATACAATCGTTTCTTGTATAATCAGGATGTACATGCCCTTTATATGACGTATGGTGGCAAGTGGGAGAATCTTAGCTATCAGGCTGGTCTGCGTGGAGAATACTGGCGTGTGGATACCCGTTCGCTGGATTTTGACCAGGAGTTTAACGGTAAACCCTCTGAGAGCTTTGAAAAGGATTATTTTAAACTGTTCCCAAGTGCTTTCATTTCTTATTCTTTACCTAAAAATAATGAATTACAAGTGAATTATACGCGTCGTTTGCGTCGTCCCTGGGGAGGACAGTTAAATTCGTTCCGGAATATCTCCGATGCTTCCAATATCTCTTTCGGTAATCCGGAACTGACTCCGGAATATTCCCACTCTTTTGAATTGAACTATATCAAGTCATGGGAATCAGGACATACGTTATCACTCTCCGGTTACTATCGTTCGACAGATGATGTAATCCAGCGTATCCGTTTCCTGAATACAGAAGATAATGTGATGTATACGACCAGTGAGAACGTAGCAAAATCGCAGGCAAGCGGTCTGGAGATCGTCGGTAAAGACAAATTGTTTAAGATACTCGATCTGACGACAACGGTCAATCTTTATTATTCTAAATTGGATGGCTTTACTTATCTTCCGGCAGGAGCATCGATACCGGTTACCGGAGAGACGGACGAGAGTTTTGCCTGGGATGTTCGTATGATCGCTAATTTGAGTTTGCCGTGGGGAGTGTCTTTGCAGGGGACAGGTAATTACAATTCCAAACGTCTGATGGCGCAAGGATATCGTAAACCGAATTATTCGGTTGATCTCGGCTTGCGCAAGTCGTTCCTGAACGATAAACTGACATTGAGTGTTAATGCCCGTGACCTTTTGGATTCCCGTAAATTCCGTACGATTACTTCCGGTGACGGTTTTTGGCAAGACTCTGAAAACTGGCGTGGTGGCAGACGTGTCGGCTTTACCCTGACTTACAATTTCGGAAATATGAACAAAAAGAAAGATAAGAGCAAGAGCAGGGATAGAAGCGACGATTCAGAAATGTTTGAGATGGAATAA
- a CDS encoding MATE family efflux transporter — translation MDVGKLFTRLLFPTILGMAASALFTVVDGIFVGNGIGSDAMAAVNISAPIFMFIAGLGLMFGMGGGILTSINLSQGKYKVANINMTQSVIALIVVSLIITLLLTLFPHRIATLFGSDEYLKDMVVEYLFWFSISLPFTVLVVALPFFTRLANPKISMWAMLAATIVNIILDYLFIFVFKWGLFGAAIATDIGEFVGAAIMLIYLFGRSRLVTVKFVWLKMSFKSLLLTLRNVGYMVKLGFSVFISEITLSVMIIAGNYVFMDHLGADGVAAYSVICYLFPIIFMVFNATVQSAQPIISYNYGCGQMKRSDNALRLSMTFTLIFALVITGLFACFSRNIVSLFIPDTASDAWRYAVTGLPLFATDYLFFGINIIMIGYYTSIERLRRAISLTILRGILPVVFFFTLPLLMEVKGIWLAVAAGDITTTLVIVCLLIMDKVRDNGNIYRRNQQTV, via the coding sequence ATGGATGTAGGAAAGTTATTCACCAGACTACTCTTTCCTACTATTTTAGGAATGGCCGCATCAGCACTGTTCACTGTGGTCGACGGCATATTCGTAGGGAACGGGATCGGGAGTGACGCCATGGCGGCAGTCAATATCTCAGCCCCTATTTTCATGTTCATCGCCGGACTCGGTTTGATGTTCGGAATGGGTGGCGGGATACTCACTTCCATCAACTTGTCACAGGGCAAATACAAAGTGGCCAATATCAATATGACTCAATCGGTCATAGCCTTGATAGTTGTCAGTTTAATTATAACACTGCTGCTTACCCTGTTTCCGCATCGGATAGCGACCCTTTTCGGTTCCGACGAATATCTGAAAGATATGGTTGTAGAATACCTGTTCTGGTTCTCTATCAGCCTGCCATTCACTGTACTCGTTGTTGCTTTGCCGTTTTTTACACGGCTTGCCAATCCGAAAATATCCATGTGGGCAATGCTCGCCGCAACAATTGTGAATATCATACTGGACTATCTGTTCATTTTTGTATTTAAATGGGGGTTGTTCGGGGCGGCAATAGCCACTGATATCGGTGAGTTTGTAGGGGCAGCGATCATGCTTATTTATCTGTTCGGACGTTCACGTTTGGTAACCGTGAAATTCGTCTGGCTGAAGATGAGTTTCAAGAGTTTATTGCTGACACTACGGAATGTGGGGTATATGGTCAAACTCGGCTTCTCTGTATTCATCAGCGAAATCACATTATCGGTCATGATCATTGCCGGCAATTATGTCTTTATGGATCACCTCGGGGCTGACGGTGTAGCGGCTTACAGTGTTATCTGCTACCTGTTCCCGATCATTTTCATGGTGTTCAATGCGACGGTACAATCGGCACAGCCTATTATCAGCTACAACTACGGATGCGGACAAATGAAACGGTCAGACAATGCATTGCGTTTATCGATGACATTCACGTTGATATTCGCATTGGTCATCACCGGCTTGTTCGCCTGTTTTTCCCGTAACATCGTATCGCTTTTCATACCCGATACGGCAAGCGACGCATGGAGATATGCAGTAACCGGTCTTCCGTTATTCGCAACGGACTATCTGTTTTTCGGTATCAACATCATCATGATCGGGTATTATACGAGTATCGAACGGTTAAGACGGGCCATCTCCCTGACCATTCTGAGAGGGATATTGCCGGTGGTATTCTTTTTCACATTACCTTTGTTGATGGAGGTCAAAGGTATCTGGCTGGCCGTTGCAGCCGGCGATATCACCACGACACTGGTAATTGTATGTTTATTAATCATGGATAAAGTACGTGACAATGGAAACATTTATAGAAGGAATCAGCAAACAGTGTGA
- a CDS encoding Crp/Fnr family transcriptional regulator, giving the protein METFIEGISKQCELKETEITLLRQALRTLHFPKGSTVIGEGKTDDSIYFIQKGVWRAYIERDGEQQTLWFSIPGETVFSSWSYFRGHPSRYTISSSSDSIAIEMRNSTIQKLSDSSPAFLKWMQELLVNILINEDDLLIDLSSPKAENRYLAFIKKMPELFNSVPLKEIAGYIGVTPQSLSRIRAGLNKNKKAIL; this is encoded by the coding sequence ATGGAAACATTTATAGAAGGAATCAGCAAACAGTGTGAACTGAAGGAAACGGAAATAACATTGCTCCGCCAAGCACTCCGTACGCTGCATTTCCCGAAAGGGAGCACGGTCATCGGAGAAGGAAAGACAGACGATTCGATCTACTTTATACAGAAAGGTGTGTGGAGAGCTTACATCGAACGCGACGGAGAACAGCAAACGCTTTGGTTCTCCATTCCGGGTGAAACTGTATTTTCTTCCTGGAGTTATTTCCGCGGGCATCCATCCCGCTATACCATCAGTTCATCCAGCGACAGCATTGCCATCGAAATGAGGAACAGTACCATACAAAAACTGTCGGATTCATCTCCGGCTTTTCTGAAATGGATGCAGGAGCTTTTGGTGAATATACTTATCAATGAAGACGATTTGCTGATCGACCTGTCGAGTCCCAAAGCAGAAAACCGGTATCTGGCTTTTATTAAGAAGATGCCGGAACTGTTCAATAGCGTGCCGCTGAAAGAGATTGCAGGATATATAGGCGTCACTCCCCAATCACTCAGCCGGATCCGGGCGGGACTGAATAAAAATAAAAAAGCCATCCTTTAA
- the folD gene encoding bifunctional methylenetetrahydrofolate dehydrogenase/methenyltetrahydrofolate cyclohydrolase FolD, giving the protein MEDNNYQLLDGKAVSAQMKKEMAEEVAQIKAAGGKIPHLAAILVGHDGGSETYVASKVKTCEEIGFKSTLIRYEDDVTEEELLRRVDELNNDPDVDGFIVQLPLPKHISEQKIIEAIDYRKDVDGFHPINVGRMSIGLPCFVSATPAGILELLKRYEIETSGKHCVVLGRSNIVGKPMATLMMQKSYPGNCTVTVCHSRSNNLKEMCLSADIIIVALGVPEFLKADMVKVGAVIVDVGTTRMPSSVTKSGYKLTGDVKFDEVAPKCSYITPVPGGVGPMTIISLMRNTLLAGKKAIYK; this is encoded by the coding sequence ATGGAAGACAATAATTATCAATTACTGGACGGAAAAGCGGTCTCTGCTCAGATGAAAAAAGAGATGGCAGAAGAAGTCGCCCAGATCAAAGCGGCAGGAGGTAAGATCCCTCATTTGGCAGCCATTTTGGTAGGTCATGACGGAGGTAGTGAAACTTATGTGGCCAGTAAAGTGAAAACTTGCGAAGAGATCGGTTTCAAGTCTACATTGATCCGTTATGAAGATGATGTGACCGAAGAAGAATTGCTTCGTCGTGTGGATGAACTGAACAACGATCCGGATGTAGACGGTTTCATTGTGCAGCTTCCGCTTCCGAAACATATCTCAGAGCAAAAGATTATTGAGGCGATCGATTATCGTAAAGACGTTGACGGATTCCATCCGATCAATGTGGGACGCATGTCGATCGGTCTTCCTTGTTTTGTTTCCGCTACTCCTGCCGGTATCCTGGAATTGCTGAAACGCTACGAAATAGAAACAAGCGGTAAGCATTGTGTCGTGTTGGGACGCAGCAATATCGTAGGTAAGCCGATGGCTACCCTGATGATGCAGAAGTCATATCCGGGTAACTGTACGGTAACGGTTTGCCACAGCCGTTCAAACAACTTGAAAGAAATGTGCCTGAGTGCGGATATTATTATTGTCGCTTTAGGGGTTCCTGAATTTCTGAAAGCCGATATGGTGAAAGTAGGTGCAGTGATCGTCGACGTGGGTACTACCCGTATGCCGAGCAGTGTGACTAAGAGCGGATATAAGTTGACAGGCGATGTGAAGTTTGACGAAGTAGCACCGAAATGTTCTTATATTACTCCGGTTCCGGGAGGTGTTGGTCCTATGACAATCATTTCTTTGATGCGTAACACGCTGTTAGCCGGGAAGAAAGCGATTTATAAGTAA